Proteins from a genomic interval of Nitrospina gracilis Nb-211:
- the bioA gene encoding adenosylmethionine--8-amino-7-oxononanoate transaminase — protein sequence MKLPKNAPPRDEDLIRDFHYIWHPCTQMKDHEAEPPLLIDRAEGLYLYDREGKGYLDCISSWWVNLFGHNHPHINRAITDQLQKMAHVMFAGITHQPAVDLAHKLIEWSSPNLTKVFFSDNGSTSVEVALKMSLQFWAQTGRPEKKRFIYLKGGYHGETLGALSVSGISLFRDKFEPVLMDNLEVEGPDCLRCPYGLTRDTCQAECFEPMEKALVEEHQNIAAVIVEPLVQGAAGMKMYPPVYLEKLQTTCETLRVHTIYDEVAVGFGRTGGLFVSEQLRHKPTFLCLSKGITSGYLPLAATLTEDRIYQAFYGDYETFKLFIHSHSYSANPLACAAANATFELFAEDGFWDALKERIATMKECGEVLKELKWCGEFRQTGLIGAVELVRDRDTLAEFPITQRVGYRIYKKALQRGLFLRPLGNVVYFIPPLVIDPDSIRSMMMTARDCIHDVLSEV from the coding sequence ATGAAACTCCCCAAAAACGCACCGCCGCGCGACGAAGATCTCATCCGCGACTTCCATTACATCTGGCATCCGTGCACGCAGATGAAGGATCACGAGGCCGAACCGCCTCTGCTGATCGACCGCGCCGAGGGCCTCTATCTGTATGACCGGGAAGGGAAAGGGTACCTGGACTGCATCTCGTCGTGGTGGGTGAACCTGTTCGGCCACAACCACCCGCATATCAACCGGGCCATCACCGATCAATTGCAGAAGATGGCGCACGTCATGTTCGCCGGCATCACGCACCAGCCGGCGGTGGACCTGGCGCACAAGCTGATTGAATGGTCGTCGCCGAACCTCACCAAGGTGTTTTTCTCCGACAACGGCTCGACGTCGGTCGAGGTGGCGCTCAAGATGAGCCTCCAGTTCTGGGCGCAGACCGGCAGGCCGGAGAAAAAACGCTTCATCTATTTAAAAGGCGGGTACCACGGTGAAACGCTGGGCGCGCTGTCGGTGTCCGGCATCAGCCTGTTCCGCGACAAGTTCGAACCGGTATTGATGGATAACCTGGAAGTGGAAGGGCCCGACTGCTTGCGCTGTCCCTACGGCCTCACGCGCGACACCTGTCAGGCGGAATGTTTTGAACCCATGGAAAAGGCGCTGGTGGAGGAACACCAGAACATCGCCGCCGTCATCGTCGAACCCCTCGTGCAAGGCGCGGCGGGGATGAAGATGTACCCGCCGGTGTACCTCGAAAAACTGCAGACCACCTGCGAGACCCTGCGCGTGCATACGATTTATGACGAGGTCGCCGTCGGTTTCGGCCGCACCGGAGGACTGTTCGTCTCCGAACAACTGCGCCACAAGCCGACGTTCCTGTGCCTGTCGAAAGGCATTACTTCCGGTTATCTGCCGCTTGCGGCGACGCTCACCGAGGACCGCATCTACCAGGCGTTTTACGGCGACTACGAGACGTTCAAGCTGTTCATCCACAGCCACAGTTACAGCGCCAACCCCCTGGCCTGCGCCGCCGCCAATGCCACCTTCGAACTGTTCGCGGAAGACGGATTCTGGGATGCGCTCAAGGAGCGCATCGCCACCATGAAAGAATGCGGCGAGGTTTTAAAGGAACTCAAGTGGTGTGGCGAGTTTCGGCAAACGGGACTCATCGGTGCCGTCGAACTGGTGCGCGACCGCGACACGCTCGCCGAATTTCCCATCACGCAGAGGGTGGGGTACCGGATTTATAAGAAGGCGCTCCAGCGCGGACTGTTCCTGCGCCCGCTGGGCAACGTGGTTTATTTCATTCCGCCGTTGGTCATCGATCCGGACAGCATCCGATCGATGATGATGACGGCGCGCGACTGTATCCATGACGTGTTGAGCGAGGTCTGA
- a CDS encoding FMN-binding protein codes for MNKLNAKKPNPLYGGLALIMLAMWIGLTAVPAHALSVSTKEEALQHLFPGVTKVIKKKIWLSEAQRNAIARMSDQKVHEQRINVYVGMQGSTPLGYAVFETVKNRSWPISYVTVLNQDGSVKAVEVLSFEGARVWRGGYESWAEQFQGKKADSDFTPTIITGATVSARVIANGVKKAVAVYKVLFLDKTK; via the coding sequence ATGAATAAATTGAACGCGAAGAAACCCAACCCGCTTTATGGGGGCCTGGCGTTGATCATGCTGGCAATGTGGATCGGGCTGACAGCAGTTCCGGCCCATGCGTTGAGTGTCAGCACCAAGGAAGAGGCGCTTCAGCACCTGTTCCCTGGAGTCACCAAGGTCATTAAGAAAAAAATCTGGCTCAGTGAGGCACAGCGCAACGCCATTGCCAGAATGTCCGATCAGAAAGTACACGAGCAGCGCATCAACGTGTACGTCGGCATGCAGGGCAGCACTCCGCTCGGCTACGCCGTTTTTGAAACGGTCAAAAACCGGTCCTGGCCCATCAGCTACGTGACCGTGTTGAATCAGGACGGATCCGTCAAGGCTGTCGAAGTTCTGAGCTTTGAAGGAGCCCGCGTTTGGCGGGGCGGTTACGAGTCGTGGGCCGAGCAGTTTCAGGGGAAAAAGGCCGACTCGGACTTCACCCCGACCATCATCACGGGGGCTACCGTTTCCGCACGGGTCATCGCCAATGGTGTGAAAAAGGCCGTAGCCGTGTATAAGGTGCTGTTTTTGGACAAAACCAAATGA
- a CDS encoding 2-nitropropane dioxygenase yields the protein MSNKIEILCPCCEAKLQVDQKTGQVVWKEEKKKPVGNLSDMVKDLDRHRKEAESLFKKQNEIEKDRSRLLDEKFKEAQKHVDKDSSKPLRDFDLD from the coding sequence ATGAGCAACAAGATTGAAATTCTCTGTCCCTGCTGTGAAGCCAAATTGCAGGTGGATCAGAAGACCGGGCAGGTGGTGTGGAAAGAAGAGAAGAAAAAGCCCGTCGGCAACCTTTCCGACATGGTGAAAGACCTCGACCGCCACCGCAAGGAAGCCGAGAGCCTGTTCAAGAAGCAGAATGAAATTGAAAAGGACCGCTCCCGCCTGCTCGACGAGAAGTTCAAGGAAGCGCAGAAGCACGTGGACAAGGACAGCTCCAAACCCCTCCGCGATTTCGACCTCGACTGA
- a CDS encoding (2Fe-2S) ferredoxin domain-containing protein — protein sequence MIGHDTSIKVCQGPGCKAWGSKSVLRTLRCHYREHPEAMGQVRGSRCMGRCGGGAAVQIDSPDRVIKVRKPKDVLLKLLRRSPE from the coding sequence ATGATTGGCCACGACACTTCCATCAAGGTATGTCAGGGCCCAGGCTGTAAAGCCTGGGGATCGAAGAGTGTTCTGCGCACATTGCGGTGTCATTACCGGGAGCATCCCGAAGCTATGGGACAGGTTCGCGGGTCCAGGTGCATGGGCCGTTGCGGCGGGGGGGCGGCGGTGCAGATCGACTCGCCGGATCGTGTGATCAAAGTGCGCAAACCGAAGGATGTGCTTCTCAAGTTGTTGCGCAGGTCTCCTGAGTGA
- a CDS encoding NAD(P)/FAD-dependent oxidoreductase, translating into MPQYDVVIVGAGVIGHSIAFKIKQARPDWNIVVLGDPMHSLAASRAAAGMLAPYCECREANRFFRFCRESLDKYPRFIEEVSAVSGKDVFLSDAGSIMPEKSLDDQWDERLQFFKSENVPHAVWSPAEVKERLPHLSPDVGACIWVGEAQINNRQLHDALVAASAKLGVMVETASVTGFRRDNSEVYAAVTDTGEILGKRFVLAAGSWSQQLGTVLGVSLPVRPIKGQMCRVDVDEVKLAYTIHGMCTYIAPWRQGNGFVLGSTMEDKGFDGLIQDDVIQAIIDRAAAILPAIKDAPLIETWAGLRPAAEDRMPVMGASSKFGNLFYSTGHFRNGILQTPNQADYMAGIVTGDVPELIAEFDPARYDM; encoded by the coding sequence GTGCCGCAGTATGATGTGGTGATCGTCGGGGCCGGGGTCATCGGCCACAGCATCGCCTTCAAAATCAAACAGGCCCGCCCCGACTGGAACATCGTGGTGCTGGGCGACCCCATGCACTCCCTTGCGGCTTCGCGTGCCGCCGCGGGCATGCTGGCTCCCTACTGCGAATGCCGGGAGGCCAACCGCTTTTTCCGCTTCTGCCGCGAGTCGCTCGACAAATACCCGCGTTTCATCGAAGAGGTGTCCGCGGTGAGCGGGAAAGACGTTTTTCTGTCCGACGCGGGATCGATCATGCCGGAGAAATCCCTTGATGACCAGTGGGACGAGCGTCTGCAATTCTTCAAATCGGAAAACGTGCCGCACGCGGTGTGGTCGCCTGCCGAAGTGAAGGAAAGATTGCCGCACCTGTCGCCGGACGTCGGCGCCTGCATCTGGGTCGGCGAGGCACAGATCAACAACCGGCAACTGCACGACGCGCTGGTGGCGGCATCGGCGAAACTCGGCGTCATGGTCGAGACCGCAAGCGTCACCGGGTTCCGCCGCGACAACTCGGAAGTGTACGCCGCCGTCACGGACACCGGCGAGATTTTGGGGAAACGCTTCGTGCTGGCGGCCGGGAGCTGGTCGCAACAACTGGGCACGGTGCTCGGCGTCTCCCTGCCGGTGCGTCCCATAAAAGGCCAGATGTGCCGCGTCGATGTGGACGAAGTGAAGCTCGCCTACACCATCCACGGCATGTGCACTTATATCGCACCGTGGCGGCAGGGCAACGGATTCGTGCTGGGCTCGACGATGGAGGACAAGGGATTCGACGGCCTCATCCAGGACGATGTCATTCAGGCCATCATCGATCGCGCCGCCGCCATCCTGCCCGCCATCAAGGATGCGCCGCTCATCGAAACCTGGGCGGGCCTGCGTCCCGCCGCGGAGGACCGCATGCCCGTCATGGGGGCCAGCAGTAAATTCGGCAACCTGTTTTACTCCACGGGCCATTTCCGTAACGGAATTTTACAGACGCCGAACCAGGCCGACTACATGGCCGGGATCGTGACAGGCGACGTGCCGGAATTGATCGCCGAGTTCGATCCGGCGCGCTACGACATGTGA
- a CDS encoding L-2-amino-thiazoline-4-carboxylic acid hydrolase, which translates to MSKNTEQTETNASERIEPMLAHLKVGGQNIDLDRIRTHFNQMWEFENGDTLSEEEQYLTTIGLFIYTCHNALEDYSINVIRARQYITDALAAWLAPETDKQVAEEKASDNPFKTFVEKEQPRAEDYFSWRHFLMEVKKASDKEFQFKMKSCWFHSLFIRLGRADYIETACNFDRIPAEARTDYVNLKLNNTFAKLGTFCQFRYTPAEGE; encoded by the coding sequence ATGTCCAAGAATACCGAACAGACCGAGACCAACGCTTCCGAACGCATTGAACCGATGCTGGCGCACCTGAAGGTGGGCGGCCAGAACATCGACCTCGACCGTATTCGCACCCACTTCAACCAGATGTGGGAATTTGAGAACGGCGACACCCTGTCTGAGGAAGAGCAGTATCTGACCACCATCGGGCTGTTCATCTACACCTGCCACAACGCGCTGGAGGACTACAGCATCAACGTCATCCGGGCGCGGCAGTACATCACCGACGCGCTGGCGGCGTGGCTGGCCCCGGAAACGGACAAACAGGTGGCGGAAGAGAAGGCCTCGGACAATCCCTTCAAGACCTTCGTGGAGAAGGAACAGCCGCGGGCGGAGGATTACTTCAGTTGGCGGCACTTCCTGATGGAAGTCAAAAAGGCGAGCGACAAGGAATTCCAGTTCAAAATGAAATCCTGCTGGTTCCACAGCCTGTTCATCCGGCTGGGACGGGCGGACTACATCGAGACCGCCTGCAACTTCGACCGCATTCCGGCCGAAGCCCGCACCGATTACGTGAACCTGAAGCTCAACAACACCTTCGCCAAACTGGGCACGTTCTGCCAGTTCCGCTACACCCCCGCAGAAGGCGAGTGA
- a CDS encoding OprO/OprP family phosphate-selective porin produces the protein MKKTLATLVCLGMILGGAPAWAEPGDLIIEEQEIGKGGEIIIIEEEGASLEALEKQVELMAEEIDGLRDEVGTFRRNVNVTGYGETHLKMPMDERTSEFDAHRFVIGINAKFNDWIFLNAEIDYEHAAQELEFEMGYLDFLLDPRVNVRAGTVLIPVGFLNEFHEPVFFWTVERPQIQTRVIPTSWNGTGGGLFGTFGNVLGGMNYRFYVVNSLQSLRPVGFSNGHGAGGNQGQFTGSSGIRSGRLQPDEAIASDLAVTGRVELPNMVPGLQFGMSFYTGDTSHNFIDSSARTTLVEADVKFRKRWFEMNATIVNIHINNAREINKFNAANNVITPGTSTTSQVPTNIFAWNLQAGIHLFQLAKVATTHDLVLHGMYERIDTQDEMPIGSAADPSQEADVFTGGVAWFPTPNVAIKLDYTNQDRGNNTSSQEVNLGMAYMFF, from the coding sequence ATGAAAAAAACACTTGCAACGTTAGTGTGTCTGGGCATGATTCTGGGCGGGGCTCCCGCCTGGGCCGAGCCCGGAGATCTGATCATTGAAGAGCAGGAAATCGGCAAAGGTGGTGAGATCATCATCATCGAGGAAGAGGGCGCCAGCCTGGAAGCTTTGGAGAAACAGGTTGAGTTGATGGCGGAAGAAATCGACGGTCTGCGCGACGAAGTCGGCACTTTCCGCAGGAACGTCAACGTCACCGGTTACGGTGAAACCCATCTGAAGATGCCCATGGACGAACGGACCAGCGAGTTCGACGCGCACCGCTTCGTCATCGGCATCAACGCCAAGTTCAACGACTGGATCTTCCTGAACGCGGAAATCGATTACGAGCACGCGGCGCAGGAGTTGGAATTCGAGATGGGTTACCTCGACTTCCTGCTGGATCCGCGCGTGAACGTCCGGGCGGGTACGGTATTGATCCCCGTGGGCTTCCTCAACGAATTCCACGAGCCGGTTTTCTTCTGGACGGTGGAGCGCCCGCAAATCCAAACCCGGGTCATCCCGACGTCCTGGAACGGCACCGGTGGTGGTTTGTTCGGTACCTTTGGGAACGTGCTGGGTGGTATGAACTACCGTTTCTACGTAGTCAATTCCCTGCAATCCTTGCGCCCGGTGGGTTTCAGCAACGGTCATGGTGCTGGTGGAAATCAGGGGCAATTCACCGGTTCCAGCGGTATCCGCAGTGGACGGCTTCAGCCCGATGAGGCGATCGCCTCTGACCTGGCTGTGACGGGTCGCGTGGAGTTGCCCAATATGGTGCCGGGTCTTCAGTTCGGCATGTCTTTCTACACCGGCGACACCTCGCACAACTTCATCGACAGCAGTGCCCGGACGACGCTGGTGGAAGCGGACGTTAAGTTCCGGAAACGCTGGTTCGAAATGAACGCCACCATTGTCAACATTCACATCAATAATGCGCGGGAAATTAACAAGTTCAATGCCGCCAACAACGTGATCACGCCGGGGACGTCTACCACCTCGCAGGTTCCGACCAATATTTTTGCATGGAATCTGCAGGCAGGTATCCATCTTTTCCAGTTGGCGAAGGTGGCAACCACGCATGATCTGGTTTTGCACGGCATGTATGAGCGCATCGACACCCAGGACGAAATGCCGATCGGCTCTGCGGCGGATCCCAGCCAGGAAGCCGATGTATTCACCGGCGGTGTGGCCTGGTTCCCGACGCCGAACGTGGCCATCAAGCTGGATTACACCAATCAGGACCGGGGTAATAACACCAGCTCGCAGGAGGTCAACCTGGGCATGGCTTACATGTTCTTCTAA
- a CDS encoding NAD-dependent epimerase/dehydratase family protein, whose translation MSDAPDLNGARVLVTGAGGFIGSHLADALHRQNCTVHALVRNPKRARWLDENRIQVHTGDLLQPSTYRDLLKQVNVVLHCGGTVRARHLSDFNRNNVTACNSLYETCLEHGRHLKSIVHLSSIAASGPSPVDTPIDETASCRPQSDYGHSKLAGEVIALTFSRFLPITVLRPPVVYGERDKNLLDYIKLIRKGWNVHLGRKPKILSLIYIDDLTRAILHAAARTQKTDRVLFVTDGKCYSWDQVAGVVQEILNVRARRIVLSQTALTALAFLSETFSKFSKEPPLLDRQRVRDIDQGAWTASPQRFFDTYGFRPRYDLKEGLTRTIDWYREHRWL comes from the coding sequence ATGTCCGACGCACCCGACCTGAACGGCGCGCGCGTGCTGGTGACGGGTGCCGGCGGATTCATCGGCAGTCACCTGGCGGATGCGCTTCATCGACAAAACTGCACGGTGCACGCGCTGGTGCGGAATCCCAAACGCGCAAGGTGGCTCGACGAAAATCGCATTCAAGTCCATACCGGCGATCTCCTGCAACCGTCCACCTACCGCGACCTGCTGAAACAAGTGAACGTCGTTCTCCACTGCGGCGGCACGGTGCGGGCGCGCCATCTCTCCGACTTCAACCGCAACAACGTCACCGCCTGCAACAGCCTGTACGAAACCTGCCTCGAACACGGCAGGCACCTGAAGTCCATCGTGCACCTGAGCAGTATCGCCGCCTCCGGTCCCTCGCCCGTGGACACGCCAATCGACGAGACCGCGTCGTGCCGGCCGCAATCGGATTACGGCCATTCCAAGCTGGCGGGGGAAGTGATCGCCCTCACCTTCTCGCGCTTCCTGCCGATCACCGTCCTGCGCCCGCCGGTGGTGTACGGCGAACGCGACAAAAATCTTCTCGACTACATCAAACTCATCCGTAAAGGCTGGAACGTGCACCTCGGGCGCAAACCCAAAATCCTGTCGCTCATTTATATCGACGATCTCACCCGCGCCATCCTGCACGCCGCCGCACGCACGCAGAAAACAGACCGGGTGCTGTTCGTCACCGACGGCAAGTGCTACTCGTGGGATCAAGTCGCCGGGGTGGTGCAGGAAATATTGAATGTCCGCGCGCGGCGTATCGTGCTGTCGCAGACCGCGCTCACGGCGTTGGCTTTTTTGTCCGAAACCTTTTCGAAATTCAGCAAGGAACCGCCGCTTCTCGACCGCCAGCGTGTGCGCGACATCGATCAGGGTGCGTGGACCGCCTCGCCCCAGCGTTTTTTTGACACGTACGGATTTCGACCGCGTTATGATTTAAAGGAGGGGCTGACCCGCACCATCGACTGGTACCGCGAACACCGCTGGCTGTAA
- a CDS encoding formate--tetrahydrofolate ligase produces the protein MPSDSPTPQLQPIAEIGAKLGLTETDLVPYGHTKAKVRLNVLEKHPPKGKLILVSAITPTAAGEGKTTTTIGLGQGLAKLGQRVCLALREPSLGPCLGMKGGATGGGKSQVHPADEINLHFTGDFHAVTSANNLLSALLDNRIYHEGMSQIDPRRVQWRRVMDMNDRALRHIVLGLGGILQGVPREGGFDITAASEIMAILCLAENFDDLKKRLARILVAFTHNDEPVTADSLHATGAMTALLKDALMPNLVQSTEGVPAFIHGGPFANIAHGCNSVIATKMAMGLADWAVTEAGFGFDLGAEKFFDIKCVSAGLDTAAVVLVATCRALKLHGDGKSNDLTRPDPEKVARGLVNLDKHVENIKKFCEPPIVCLNRFDTDTDAEIQIVREHCENKLKVPFAVSDHFSNGGAGAMELARAVMQHAEKVPDPFHPLYDWTEDIPTKIWKVANGMYGAEKIEYSKKAERDLKSLVKWGYDKLPVCIAKTQSSLSDDPKLYGRPLGFTVTVREILLSAGAGFVIPVTGEIMRMPGLPAKPQAENIDVVDGHIEGIK, from the coding sequence ATGCCATCCGATTCCCCCACGCCGCAACTGCAACCCATCGCCGAAATCGGCGCGAAGCTGGGCCTGACGGAAACCGACCTCGTGCCCTACGGCCACACCAAGGCCAAGGTGCGGCTGAACGTGCTGGAGAAGCATCCGCCGAAGGGCAAGCTGATCCTCGTTTCCGCCATCACTCCCACCGCCGCGGGCGAAGGCAAGACCACGACCACCATCGGCCTGGGCCAGGGTCTGGCGAAGCTGGGTCAGCGCGTGTGTCTGGCTCTCCGCGAGCCCTCGCTGGGACCGTGCCTCGGCATGAAGGGCGGAGCCACCGGCGGTGGTAAAAGCCAGGTGCACCCGGCCGACGAGATCAACCTCCACTTCACCGGCGACTTTCACGCCGTCACTTCCGCCAACAACCTGCTCTCGGCACTCCTCGACAACCGCATCTACCACGAGGGCATGAGCCAGATCGACCCGCGCCGCGTTCAGTGGCGGCGCGTCATGGACATGAATGACCGCGCCCTGCGCCACATCGTGCTGGGCCTCGGCGGTATCCTGCAGGGCGTGCCGCGCGAGGGAGGATTCGACATCACCGCCGCCTCGGAAATCATGGCCATCCTGTGCCTGGCGGAAAACTTTGACGACCTCAAGAAACGGCTGGCGCGCATCCTCGTGGCGTTCACCCACAACGACGAACCGGTGACCGCCGACTCGCTCCACGCCACCGGCGCGATGACGGCGCTCCTTAAAGACGCGCTCATGCCCAACCTCGTGCAATCGACCGAAGGCGTGCCCGCGTTCATCCACGGCGGCCCCTTCGCCAACATCGCGCACGGTTGCAACTCGGTGATCGCCACCAAGATGGCGATGGGCCTCGCCGACTGGGCGGTGACGGAGGCGGGATTCGGCTTCGACCTCGGCGCCGAAAAATTTTTCGACATCAAGTGCGTGAGCGCGGGGCTGGACACCGCCGCGGTGGTGCTGGTCGCCACCTGCCGTGCGCTCAAACTGCATGGAGACGGCAAGTCCAACGACCTCACCCGGCCCGATCCGGAAAAAGTTGCGAGAGGCCTGGTCAACCTCGACAAGCACGTCGAGAACATCAAAAAGTTTTGCGAACCGCCCATTGTCTGCCTCAACCGTTTCGACACCGACACCGACGCCGAAATCCAGATCGTACGCGAACATTGTGAGAACAAACTGAAAGTGCCGTTTGCGGTGAGCGATCATTTCTCCAACGGCGGCGCGGGCGCGATGGAGCTGGCGCGGGCTGTGATGCAACATGCGGAGAAAGTACCCGATCCGTTTCATCCCCTCTACGACTGGACCGAAGACATCCCGACCAAAATCTGGAAGGTCGCCAACGGCATGTACGGCGCGGAGAAGATCGAGTACAGCAAAAAAGCGGAACGCGATCTCAAAAGCCTGGTCAAATGGGGTTACGACAAATTGCCGGTGTGCATCGCCAAAACGCAGTCGTCGCTCTCCGACGACCCCAAGCTGTACGGGCGGCCTTTGGGATTTACGGTGACGGTGCGGGAGATTCTATTGTCGGCGGGGGCGGGATTCGTCATCCCGGTGACGGGCGAGATCATGCGCATGCCGGGCCTGCCCGCCAAGCCGCAGGCGGAGAACATCGACGTCGTCGATGGACACATTGAGGGGATTAAATAA
- a CDS encoding FMN-binding protein encodes MIATFVLLPTLAVFGEEEYVETVFLTKMEALKLAFPNVRVVKKKKVWLSEAQREAISNILGESYDERRLTWYIGLDDNQKPTGYMVVGNEIGRSYPITFMVVINPDGTVRDVEIMVYREPHGWEVRFEPFMRQFFGRDSEDPFNNINNITGATLSVRSMTRGVKKAVAAYKVIFIDKVEGILG; translated from the coding sequence TTGATTGCCACCTTTGTCCTTCTCCCCACCCTCGCGGTGTTCGGTGAAGAAGAGTACGTGGAGACCGTCTTTCTGACCAAGATGGAAGCGCTGAAGCTCGCGTTTCCCAATGTCCGCGTCGTCAAAAAGAAAAAAGTGTGGCTCAGTGAAGCCCAGCGTGAGGCCATCTCCAACATTCTGGGAGAAAGCTACGACGAACGCCGTCTCACCTGGTACATTGGCCTGGACGACAATCAAAAACCCACGGGGTACATGGTGGTGGGCAATGAAATCGGCCGTTCTTACCCCATCACCTTCATGGTGGTCATCAATCCGGACGGTACGGTGCGCGATGTGGAAATCATGGTGTACCGCGAGCCGCATGGCTGGGAGGTGCGGTTCGAGCCCTTCATGCGCCAGTTTTTCGGCAGAGACTCAGAAGACCCCTTCAATAATATCAACAACATCACCGGCGCCACCCTTTCGGTGCGGTCCATGACGCGCGGCGTGAAGAAGGCCGTCGCCGCCTATAAAGTGATTTTCATCGACAAGGTGGAAGGCATCCTGGGCTGA
- the bioD gene encoding dethiobiotin synthase, which produces MSANGYFITATDTGIGKTVVTAALLTLFRQHGRNAGFIKPIETGVDTHCSSAANSDAKFLLECSGLNEPLEVICPLRLKTPAAPYQAAEVENKEIDPTAIEAACRKLAERYHPLLVEGVGGLRVPITPSYHVIDLIAALGFPVILVAGFQLGTLNHTLLSLDALHARGIPVKGVIFSDRKEEGLTDVEALQPALISHLSKVPVLGRLPFIDDLSTDSFTPEVCAHLEQMINLPALLDG; this is translated from the coding sequence ATGTCCGCAAATGGATACTTCATCACCGCCACCGACACCGGCATTGGCAAAACCGTGGTCACGGCGGCGCTGTTGACGCTGTTTCGCCAGCACGGGCGGAACGCGGGATTCATCAAGCCCATCGAAACCGGCGTGGACACTCATTGCAGTTCCGCCGCCAACTCCGATGCCAAATTTCTGCTGGAATGTTCCGGACTCAATGAGCCGCTGGAAGTCATCTGCCCCCTGCGGCTCAAAACCCCCGCCGCGCCGTACCAGGCCGCCGAGGTCGAGAACAAGGAAATCGACCCCACGGCCATCGAGGCCGCCTGCCGCAAACTCGCGGAGCGGTACCATCCGTTATTGGTCGAAGGCGTCGGCGGACTGCGCGTGCCCATCACCCCGAGTTATCATGTGATCGACCTCATCGCCGCGCTGGGCTTTCCGGTCATCCTCGTTGCTGGGTTCCAGCTGGGCACGCTCAACCACACCCTGCTCAGCCTCGACGCCCTCCACGCACGCGGCATCCCGGTCAAGGGCGTGATCTTCAGCGACCGCAAGGAGGAGGGGCTGACGGACGTTGAAGCCCTGCAACCGGCGCTCATCTCGCACCTGTCTAAAGTCCCGGTGCTGGGCCGCCTGCCGTTCATCGACGACCTGTCCACCGACAGCTTCACGCCGGAAGTGTGCGCCCACCTGGAACAGATGATCAACCTGCCCGCGCTCCTCGATGGATAA
- the queD gene encoding 6-carboxytetrahydropterin synthase QueD, giving the protein MYEVYITTRFSSAHQLRGYDGQYENLHGHNWTANVTVEAKELDEIGVGIDFVELKKKVDDILSQLDYHNINEVPPFDTQNPSAENIARWLFKQLEASITKQHARVKRVEVYETPESGAAYFE; this is encoded by the coding sequence ATGTACGAAGTCTATATCACCACCCGATTTTCCTCCGCGCACCAACTGCGCGGCTACGACGGCCAGTACGAAAACCTGCACGGCCACAACTGGACGGCGAACGTCACCGTCGAGGCGAAGGAACTCGACGAGATCGGCGTCGGCATCGACTTTGTCGAGTTGAAAAAGAAGGTGGATGATATTCTCTCTCAGCTCGATTACCACAACATCAACGAGGTGCCGCCGTTTGATACGCAAAATCCGTCGGCGGAGAACATCGCGCGCTGGCTGTTCAAGCAGCTGGAGGCATCCATCACCAAACAGCACGCCCGCGTCAAGCGGGTCGAGGTGTACGAAACTCCGGAAAGCGGCGCCGCCTATTTTGAATAA